A section of the Humulus lupulus chromosome 2, drHumLupu1.1, whole genome shotgun sequence genome encodes:
- the LOC133816517 gene encoding sulfate transporter 1.2-like isoform X1 gives MSGRVGDEIQMKETAGGDISSVSSSRRHHSGTFPYIHKVGKPPKQNLLKEITTAVKETFFSDDPLRSFKDQPKSKKFVLGIQAVFPIFGWARDYSLAKFKGDLIAGLTIASLCIPQDIGYAKLAYLPPQNGLYSSFVPPLVYAFMGSSRDIAIGPVAVVSLLLGDLLQAEIDPKDLIPYRRLAFTATFFAGLTQLALGFFRLGFFIEFLSHAAIVGFMGGAAITIALQQLKGLLGINKNFTKKTDIVSVMRSVFNSAHHGWNWQTIVIGVTFLAFLLVAKHIGKRNKKYFWVPAIAPMISVVVSTFCVYITRADKDGVQIVNHIDKGINPPSANDLFLSGEYVGIAFRIGVVAGIIALTEAIAIGRTFAAMKDYQIDGNKEMVALGTMNIIGSLTSCYVATGSFSRSAVNYMAGCHTAVSNIVMAGVVFLTLELITPLFKYTPNAILASIIIAAVINLLDYEAAILIWKIDKFDFVACMGAFFGVIFISVEIGLLIAVSLSLAKILLQVTRPRTAVLGKLPRTSVYRNTLQYPEARQIPGVLIIRVDSAIYFSNSNYIKERILRWLTEEEERVNENNMPRIQHLIVEMSPVTDIDTSGIHALEELYKSLQKKEVQLALANPGTIVMDKLYASEFANEIGESNIFLSVRDAVHIFAPKTSNTEEP, from the exons ATGAGTGGGAGAGTTGGTGATGAAATTCAAATGAAGGAAACAGCAGGTGGTGACATATCGAGTGTGTCCTCGTCGCGGCGCCACCATTCGGGGACGTTCCCATACATCCACAAGGTGGGGAAACCTCCTAAGCAAAACCTGCTGAAAGAAATCACCACTGCTGTCAAGGAAACCTTCTTTTCAGATGATCCTTTGCGCTCTTTCAAAGACCAGCCAAAGTCAAAAAAGTTTGTGCTCGGTATTCAAGCGGTTTTCCCTATCTTTGGTTGGGCTAGGGATTACAGTCTTGCAAAATTTAAAGGAGATCTCATTGCTGGACTCACCATTGCTAGCCTTTGTATTCCTCAG GATATTGGATATGCAAAGCTTGCTTATTTGCCTCCTCAAAATGGGTTAT ATAGTAGCTTTGTTCCACCTCTTGTCTATGCTTTCATGGGAAGCTCAAGAGACATAGCCATAGGTCCAGTGGCTGTGGTCTCACTCTTGCTTGGAGATCTTCTGCAGGCTGAGATTGATCCTAAAGATCTCATCCCCTATCGACGTCTAGCTTTTACAGCAACATTCTTCGCCGGACTCACTCAATTGGCACTGGGCTTTTTCAG ATTGGGATTCTTCATTGAGTTTCTATCCCATGCTGCCATTGTTGGGTTCATGGGAGGAGCTGCCATTACAATTGCCCTTCAGCAGCTCAAAGGATTGCTTGGCATAAATAAGAATTTCACAAAGAAGACCGATATTGTCTCTGTTATGCGCTCAGTGTTTAACTCAGCCCACCATGgg TGGAACTGGCAGACTATAGTAATAGGGGTCACTTTCTTAGCTTTTCTTCTGGTCGCCAAACACATA GGGAAAAGAAACAAGAAGTATTTTTGGGTTCCGGCAATTGCTCCTATGATCTCAGTTGTGGTATCCACTTTTTGTGTCTATATAACTCGTGCTGATAAAGATGGTGTTCAAATT GTGAACCATATTGATAAGGGCATAAATCCACCCTCAGCCAATGACCTTTTCCTCTCCGGTGAATATGTTGGAATAGCCTTTAGGATAGGCGTTGTGGCTGGTATTATAGCGCTAACA GAAGCAATAGCAATTGGAAGAACATTTGCAGCCATGAAGGACTATCAGATTGATGGCAACAAAGAAATGGTGGCATTAGGAACAATGAACATTATTGGTTCTTTGACCTCTTGCTATGTAGCTACAG GGTCGTTCTCTCGGTCGGCTGTGAACTACATGGCAGGGTGCCACACGGCCGTGTCGAACATCGTGATGGCTGGTGTGGTGTTCCTAACGCTAGAGCTGATCACGCCGCTATTCAAGTACACACCCAACGCCATCCTCGCCTCCATCATCATCGCCGCCGTGATCAACTTGCTCGACTATGAGGCTGCCATTCTCATATGGAAGATCGACAAATTCGACTTCGTCGCTTGCATGGGAGCCTTCTTCGGCGTTATTTTCATTTCTGTCGAGATTGGTCTACTAATTGCG GTTTCTCTATCGCTTGCTAAAATTCTTTTGCAAGTGACGAGGCCACGAACTGCAGTACTTGGAAAGCTACCACGGACTAGTGTGTACAGGAACACCCTGCAATACCCAGAGGCAAGGCAGATTCCTGGAGTTTTGATTATCAGAGTTGACTCTGCTATTTACTTCTCCAATTCTAACTATATTAAGGAGAG AATTTTGAGGTGGCTAACAGAGGAAGAAGAGCGAGTAAATGAAAATAATATGCCAAGAATTCAGCACTTGATCGTGGAGATGTCAC CTGTAACTGACATTGACACGAGCGGCATCCATGCTTTGGAAGAATTATACAAAAGCCTTCAGAAGAAAGAAGTTCAG CTTGCCCTAGCAAATCCGGGTACCATTGTGATGGATAAGCTTTACGCGTCGGAGTTTGCAAACGAGATTGGAGAGAGCAACATCTTTCTTTCTGTCAGAGACGCTGTTCACATCTTTGCTCCAAAAACTAGTAACACAGAAGAACCTTGA
- the LOC133816517 gene encoding sulfate transporter 1.3-like isoform X2, with translation MSGRVGDEIQMKETAGGDISSVSSSRRHHSGTFPYIHKVGKPPKQNLLKEITTAVKETFFSDDPLRSFKDQPKSKKFVLGIQAVFPIFGWARDYSLAKFKGDLIAGLTIASLCIPQDIGYAKLAYLPPQNGLYSSFVPPLVYAFMGSSRDIAIGPVAVVSLLLGDLLQAEIDPKDLIPYRRLAFTATFFAGLTQLALGFFRLGFFIEFLSHAAIVGFMGGAAITIALQQLKGLLGINKNFTKKTDIVSVMRSVFNSAHHGWNWQTIVIGVTFLAFLLVAKHIGKRNKKYFWVPAIAPMISVVVSTFCVYITRADKDGVQIVNHIDKGINPPSANDLFLSGEYVGIAFRIGVVAGIIALTEAIAIGRTFAAMKDYQIDGNKEMVALGTMNIIGSLTSCYVATGSFSRSAVNYMAGCHTAVSNIVMAGVVFLTLELITPLFKYTPNAILASIIIAAVINLLDYEAAILIWKIDKFDFVACMGAFFGVIFISVEIGLLIAVHFIYMYTYFTYVPRTAVLGKLPRTSVYRNTLQYPEARQIPGVLIIRVDSAIYFSNSNYIKERILRWLTEEEERVNENNMPRIQHLIVEMSPVTDIDTSGIHALEELYKSLQKKEVQLALANPGTIVMDKLYASEFANEIGESNIFLSVRDAVHIFAPKTSNTEEP, from the exons ATGAGTGGGAGAGTTGGTGATGAAATTCAAATGAAGGAAACAGCAGGTGGTGACATATCGAGTGTGTCCTCGTCGCGGCGCCACCATTCGGGGACGTTCCCATACATCCACAAGGTGGGGAAACCTCCTAAGCAAAACCTGCTGAAAGAAATCACCACTGCTGTCAAGGAAACCTTCTTTTCAGATGATCCTTTGCGCTCTTTCAAAGACCAGCCAAAGTCAAAAAAGTTTGTGCTCGGTATTCAAGCGGTTTTCCCTATCTTTGGTTGGGCTAGGGATTACAGTCTTGCAAAATTTAAAGGAGATCTCATTGCTGGACTCACCATTGCTAGCCTTTGTATTCCTCAG GATATTGGATATGCAAAGCTTGCTTATTTGCCTCCTCAAAATGGGTTAT ATAGTAGCTTTGTTCCACCTCTTGTCTATGCTTTCATGGGAAGCTCAAGAGACATAGCCATAGGTCCAGTGGCTGTGGTCTCACTCTTGCTTGGAGATCTTCTGCAGGCTGAGATTGATCCTAAAGATCTCATCCCCTATCGACGTCTAGCTTTTACAGCAACATTCTTCGCCGGACTCACTCAATTGGCACTGGGCTTTTTCAG ATTGGGATTCTTCATTGAGTTTCTATCCCATGCTGCCATTGTTGGGTTCATGGGAGGAGCTGCCATTACAATTGCCCTTCAGCAGCTCAAAGGATTGCTTGGCATAAATAAGAATTTCACAAAGAAGACCGATATTGTCTCTGTTATGCGCTCAGTGTTTAACTCAGCCCACCATGgg TGGAACTGGCAGACTATAGTAATAGGGGTCACTTTCTTAGCTTTTCTTCTGGTCGCCAAACACATA GGGAAAAGAAACAAGAAGTATTTTTGGGTTCCGGCAATTGCTCCTATGATCTCAGTTGTGGTATCCACTTTTTGTGTCTATATAACTCGTGCTGATAAAGATGGTGTTCAAATT GTGAACCATATTGATAAGGGCATAAATCCACCCTCAGCCAATGACCTTTTCCTCTCCGGTGAATATGTTGGAATAGCCTTTAGGATAGGCGTTGTGGCTGGTATTATAGCGCTAACA GAAGCAATAGCAATTGGAAGAACATTTGCAGCCATGAAGGACTATCAGATTGATGGCAACAAAGAAATGGTGGCATTAGGAACAATGAACATTATTGGTTCTTTGACCTCTTGCTATGTAGCTACAG GGTCGTTCTCTCGGTCGGCTGTGAACTACATGGCAGGGTGCCACACGGCCGTGTCGAACATCGTGATGGCTGGTGTGGTGTTCCTAACGCTAGAGCTGATCACGCCGCTATTCAAGTACACACCCAACGCCATCCTCGCCTCCATCATCATCGCCGCCGTGATCAACTTGCTCGACTATGAGGCTGCCATTCTCATATGGAAGATCGACAAATTCGACTTCGTCGCTTGCATGGGAGCCTTCTTCGGCGTTATTTTCATTTCTGTCGAGATTGGTCTACTAATTGCGGTACATTTTATATACATGTATACATATTTCACCTACGT GCCACGAACTGCAGTACTTGGAAAGCTACCACGGACTAGTGTGTACAGGAACACCCTGCAATACCCAGAGGCAAGGCAGATTCCTGGAGTTTTGATTATCAGAGTTGACTCTGCTATTTACTTCTCCAATTCTAACTATATTAAGGAGAG AATTTTGAGGTGGCTAACAGAGGAAGAAGAGCGAGTAAATGAAAATAATATGCCAAGAATTCAGCACTTGATCGTGGAGATGTCAC CTGTAACTGACATTGACACGAGCGGCATCCATGCTTTGGAAGAATTATACAAAAGCCTTCAGAAGAAAGAAGTTCAG CTTGCCCTAGCAAATCCGGGTACCATTGTGATGGATAAGCTTTACGCGTCGGAGTTTGCAAACGAGATTGGAGAGAGCAACATCTTTCTTTCTGTCAGAGACGCTGTTCACATCTTTGCTCCAAAAACTAGTAACACAGAAGAACCTTGA